In Glycine soja cultivar W05 chromosome 10, ASM419377v2, whole genome shotgun sequence, the genomic stretch AATTCTTATGTTGCGGTAATCAGAATCTGtaaagttcttttttttctgtAGCATTTGTACTTCTAATTGATATGTatcctttttataattttatttttaggttctAACTGAGGCAGAGCTAGGGTTAAATTGCTGGAGTGGACCAAAGTTAAAATAATCCAAGGAATCTATGGAAAGATAGAAAATTTGTTGGGCTAATAAATCTGTTGGACCAAAGTTAAACTATTGTggtatttaatcatttttttatacgcCTGTGGTATTCaatcatattttcataatttggtCATAATGTAATGCTCTTTTTACCTCTCTGTTATTTACTTTTCATATAAGGCTATCTCATAAAAGTCTGTTCATATGTTTGTTCTGAATCCCTATCTTTTATGTCTTTGGTGTGCAGGtgacacttatttttatttttgtgttcatttttttttacttgcagTTGGAAACTTGCGACATCTAATTGTTGAGGCTTGTATTGCAAAAAAATTGCTTGATACATCAGCTTATTTATGGCCTGGCTATATATGTGAATACATGCAGCAATCAAATTCCTTGTAGCATTTCTAATCATGTGTCTGGCATGCATTGGTTAATGTCTTAGTTGCAACATGTTTCTCTTGGGGTTGGAGGGGAACTATGTACAGCTTCAGGGGGTGATTGCGGTCCCTAACTTTTGAAAACTTTAAAATATCCCTTCTTTTTTGTatgaatttatcaaattttttttttctgttgaaCTTTTCTGTTTTAGCTCTCTATTTCATTTCAGTTTCTGCCATTACTTTTTGTTTGTAACTTCATAATTTTATCTGATTATGATAGGGGAGGAAAGGGGTAATGGCCAGGGTGGCTCTGGAGCAAATGGGACTATAACTGGGAAGGCTTGCCCCAAAGGGTTGTACGGTACCCTTAGTGATCCTACTACCCAACTTGAGCaggattgcatccattagaagatACCTGAAatcttaaaccaaaaaaattaagcttGTGAAATGTGAATTGACTTGATTTATGTTTGCTTACTGTTTATCTAATTATGCTTTTTCTTTGCATATAGAATTTTGATATCACTCTTCTATATGGAACATGACTCACTAATAGCACTTGTAAAACTTGACAGATGTAGAAGTTCCAGGTGCCTGCATCATATTGATAGGCTTGTCATATGCAGTGGCAGCAGTGAGTTGCTTCTCTAAAAcaatttatattgttattattactacatttttaaataaatggtGATTAAAagcacaataaattttaataaactagaaaaatattattccaTTATATATATTGTTCTTCTCTTGTCATTTGCAACTAGTTATAACGCACAATGAAGTGTACACAGATACTagaatattatacttttttttttatccttatacgTAAGATTTATTTTCGATATGAATTTCATACTTCATAATATATAGTTTCGTATCAATTCCAGTTTACTTATAACAGTAGTAACCGATGGGATACTGTACATAGAAAATAATTGTACgtataaagaataaattattttttaagaactaaattaaagaataattgtACGTATACTGAACACTTTAAAAGTGTAAGATAATTTagttcataaaaaaacaaaaaattctaatttaatttttgtatatataaaaaaatgtgacaatTATATTCTCCCATTAAATTTTATGGGACCTAAATTGTAATGTTTAGAGATTAATTTGACctataaattgtaaaatttaaaaattaatttaacattaaaatataCCACAAGAATATAATTGTCATACTTCAGTTTCAGATTGCATTGCCACAGCTGGAGCAATCATGtccataaaaaatttcaacaaccTCTTCAACAATAGTCATCAAAGATTAGGAGCTGCACTATATGGTGTTATCTAGCTACAAGTTTTACTGGGCATTTTTCGACTACAAAGGTAAAAACTACTTAATTCCCCTGTTATTGAGAAAATGTGTATCTGCCTACATGATTTTATTGGTTAGGAAATTTTATCCACGTTGACCTAAAATTGCAAGCTTAGATCATTGAATCATTTTATTAATTGGGATTTTATcctcaaaattattaataattttcattttatatatatatatatatatatatatatatatatatatatttttgaatcaTGTTTTGAACTAGAGTTTTGTCTGTTGCAACTTGCAACCCCTTCCTTCTTTAGATGTCTAATTTTTTTCGACTAAGTTGAATCTGTTAGTTTGGAGCTCATCCTCCTTATTACCAaagaaatgttttttctttataaaaactgGTCATTTTGTATTTCATTAACAATTTGGAGTGTTAACATACAAGATGAACAtctgataaaatattttgttaggaATAATGTTCTGAAGCCAATTATTGATGCCTTTGTTTCCAATGGCAATCGCTACAATATGTTCCATTCTGCTGTTCTGGAACTTTTTGAGTTTATTCGGAAGGTGTGAATCTTTAGTAATTGTTCTGGATCTTAAATGCCTAAAGCAATGTTGTGCTGATGATATTGTATTGTGTTGGAGAATCTGAAATTATTGCTGAGATACATAGTCCATTCTTTTTGGGACCAGCTTGTGAAATTTGAGAATTTGGCTTCAATTCACTCAAGTTAAATATGAGCAGgtaagtatttttctttttgagcatGAATTGTGGGCCAAACACAACCTTGAGTTTACATGCTTGTAGTGGACCTTTGAAGAAATGATGAGCGTGCTCTAGAGATAGAAGAAGAACGGTACTTTAATGAGGATAGGTACATACCTTATTTTTTGATCATGCTAGTAGATTTTCAGATGCTTATACTGTTAGCACGGAGTCTCTTAAGTTTTGTTTATTTGATCAGTGACGAGGAGGATACTGCTTCTGTTCCATGTAATCTGAAAGGACACCAACAACCTAATCTATCCAATGGAGTTGCTGCAAGCTATTCACAGTGAAGGTACACTTTCGTTTCTTAGTATTATGTTTAACTGTTTGTAGTTTATAtgctataaaataatttgttcatCTTGATTTTCAGTCTAAGATCACTGGTTGATTATGAGGATGATAAAGATTACAAGCCACCGCCAAGGAAGCAGCCAGAAACTTCTGAGGAAGATGATGGAGTCTCTCAGGCTGAAGAGGTAATTAGTTTCCCAAACATACTACGACGGTTCGCATTTAACCGATTTAGAATGTGgaattttctaagacggttattcaataaccgtcttagatttTGCATGTTtctgaaaatatattaagacgGGTGTAGTGAAGACCGTCTTAGTATCTattactttctaagacggttaaaAAATGAACCGTCGTAAAAAGTAATACATATTAAGCCGGCCCAAGAAACATTATCGCCTTTAAAACGagaacattctaagacggttatttaataaccgtcttagaaaatgcTATTATCTACGACAGTTCAATAACCGTCATAATAAGTGTAGTACAATATTACGACGTCTCATTCTACGACGGttcaaaaccgtcttagaaagtcgtATATGACCGACTTAGAATGTCATTTATGTAGTAGTGTGTGCTGTTGCATTGTATTGCTAAGTCTATCGCTTATGCCACTGCTGTCCCTAACAGCAACGTTATACCATGTGATTATATTCTGATGTGGGATGTGGTGTGTTATTAAGATTCAAAACACACAATTAATTTTGCTGGTAGAGCTAGGGCACCTTAATTAGACATTCATCAACATTATACCTTAATTAGACATTCATCAACATTATAACAACGAGAGATCTCTAACATTAATTCCTTGCAACGAAGCATGATATGGGTGCAAGTTCCACTGATAGGAGGAACCCCAAATGGGGGTATGGGTCACTTGTTGCTCCAGGATGTCATGGGCGTTTCTCATTAagaaataattgattaattgaataatggaatataatagatttttattatatttattttttggtgttAACTCTCCGGTTCTTCGAAGGAAAAAGATCCTGCCTAATCTATTTGGTCGGGAGGTAAGTAAAATCtgatcaataattattttcgtCAAGGATCAAACTTGAATAATATTTGAAcgatttaatcttaattttaacatattaatcaCTTGTGtccaatttgattttattatatttttttgtagacaAGActggtttataaaaaaaaaaattgttattttttaagataataggtgaaatgtattttaaaaaagacaAGCGAGAAAATATTGGAATAAGAAAATAACAACCCAAAATTAtggattaattatattttaccattactaagaataaatttatacttttttaaatcttgataagtataatttttttatttataagaaatgaaactaaaatatcaaaaaatttacaatataatAACTTAAGTAATTTTGGTTGATAAGTACAATAAAACCCAATTTTTGTCATCCTAGCCTTCTATGATATATGTAGGATAAAACTAGCTCGTGTGATTTACAATTATACAAATCAATGCCGGatttacttaaaatatattaaaaaaaaaaggactgaAAGCAAATAAGGGAAACTTGGTCAACCTACTAAATCCTGTAGAATAATGCACGGGCGTTAGTGGAATGACATGTTTCTACGTGGCAGATCCTAGACCTTGCATGAACAGCTTCATGTGACAGCTAATGCCATACCAGGACGTTTGCCAACTGCAAGTGGattctcttctttctctaaCGGCCAGACACACGAGCAAAGCAAATATCCTTGTGCGTTTCATATTCAAGAGGTGTGTTTCTTTGAATTTTAAGTTTCTCCTAATGCCTTGTTCAGTTTTGAACTTGTTATATTGTAGATTCATGTACAAGATATGCTCTTTTCATATACAAGAGTTATGGTCAACTTTatctatgataaaaaaataaaataatatacttcTTGTTTGGTAGTTTATCTattgtattctttttttttttggttgcttCTTTTCACGTGATTATAGGGTGTGCATCACGTTCATTTCTTATAATTAGAAGTTTATAATATTTGGTCTTATATGCAATTAATATGTATCAAAAATTGACTTTTGAATTAGCTTGCAAGGTCTTGATGACATCTACTTATCTACTTCCCTGTGCTTATCGATTTCCTTATGCCCAACTATAAAGAAGAGAAGACAACAGAGTCTACAACTTTAGATGCAAGTTTGTACCTGTCTTGCTATGTGCCTGGATTTAAAACATTATAAATAGTAAGTAGACTCATATCAATTTCTTAGAGTACACAGATTCGTTCCACTAAACACGTGGATCAACTGACACGAAAttgttctattttattttgaattcaaGTTTTGGATATGCAGTCGCGTTAAATACTTGAAAAGAACTATGTCACCCATAATAGTCATATTCGTTTCAAACAAGATTGCATTTAATGGAGGATATTTGTAgtctatacaaaaaaaaaaagagtactaAAGCTGATAATGCATTATTTTGAACTCTACACTTCACACAGATGATAAGCTGAATTTGGGAAAAGAAGGGATATATGGGTATTATGGTAAGTGTGCATAAAACATGAGTTGATAGTAGGAAAGAGCTAACAGTAGTGTTTTATTTAAAAGCACTAAATTttgtaagaatatttttttgatgGATAATTGTGGGAAATGCCCACTTAAGTTTTGTAAACAATTGTTCATCACAGTCTTGCACAAAATAATTGGGAATATCATGTATGTATTCAGAATTTCTGGACTGGGGTATAATGTTGTATGAAAGGGAGTTTGGTTTTTATGTCAAGATTAAGTTTCAGAAAAATCTTGAGTTTTCCTTCTACGCCAAGAATGTTGTCTGGAGTTTGTGGTTGTTCttggttttaaatttttgtgaaGGTAATTGTCAAATGTATATAAACTATATTGTAGggaaaaaaaagtcattcatGGGCCAGCATCTAATATACCTTAAGCTTTTAAGCTAATCCTCTGCCATCTTAGGATCTTTGACCCCATTGTAAGGAATCATATAGAGATTTCTGAAATGAGAAAAACCAGCCCAACCTAAAGAGGGGATCATGTTCTGAAGCAGAAGAGATGTAAGTCCAAGAAATGTAAAAGTGTCTCTTATGAGTGAGAAAGTGTTTATTGCTCTTTGTAACTTTTGAGTGGGAAACTCAAGTTCATAGAGTGATACACACTATTAGGGGATGGTTTTTCAAGTTTGTCTAGAAAACTTGTAATCATTATTTGTGATAGTAAATACTTGTTGAAATGTTTATGTGGATGTAGGAAAAGGGTGTTGAACCATGTTAAATTGTATCTTCCATTATTTCTATCTGTGGTGTGTTTTTTATGTGTTCCCATCTTTGATCTTGTTATGTATGAGGGTTGTTTCCCCAACAGTTCTAAATTTAGTTACTCATTGTATATATAACAGAATTTGGCAACCTTCCTAATATCAAACACTCAAATAAGACTGTTTCAGAAAGGCATTAGCACAATAGCTTATTGATTTTTATGAGATGAAAGATGCTACAAATCATATATGCCTCGTTCAACTTGCCTTGTAATAAGAGGCATCTCAAAAATGACTTGAGTAATCTATAATTTAATCAAGTTATTTGATGGAACACTTGGTGTTAAGGAGCCAGTGGCATTGCCATCATACCCTACTTAGACTTTTTATTCAGATTACTACATAAAGGCTAATTTTGATTGTTGTAATTATTATTGCAGGACCTTCTGTTGACTACTGAATGGTGAAGATGAGTTCAGAAAGCGAGACAATAAAACCAAAGACCGATTTTGGACTCATTCTAAATTATTCTAATAAGTGTATTTGGAAAAATGACTCCGGTGCAGGTGCAAATGCAGCTTGTCGAATAGACAAGACATTTTCTGCCATTGACCCCCTATCCGAAATAGTTTGGTCTCCAGATAAAGGTTTCAGTCTCAAATGTGTTGATTCAAGTTTTACTAATAAAAAGACCTCTCTTTTGGGGGATGTTGAACCAAGCAGTATGGTTCTTGCTCTGCTCCAAAGCGTTAATGGAAGTTCTACCACAGATAAACCTATAGATGATGTTTCTGTAGAACCTATTGTTGTCATATGCTCGAAGAGTGATGTTTCATCCACAGATACTCCTGCTAGGAATCCAGCAAGTGATTCAATTGTCATCATTCCAGACCATAAAACATGTGAAGATGATCATGATATAGGTAAAAGTAACATCTATGGTGGTTCCTGTAAATGTAGGGAAAGGTGGATTTGCAGTATAACATTGAGTTCAAGTAGGCCTTActgaaggaaaaaatataaacttgttATCCTAACTAGTTAAATTGTTAACTGGAACTTATCAATTTGATTGGTTTTCTTCTTGTCACTTTTTTCCCATAAACTATTTTTGCTCAATCTGACTGAACAATGTTCTGGCAGGATTTGGTGATAATATGCAGAAAATGACCACTGAAAGAGAAACACCTAATTTGCCAAACAGTCAGAAGGAGAATGTAATGAATGACTTGGAGAAGAATATTTGTGCTCAAGCCAACATTGGAACAGCTATAATATCTGAGATAAAGGGAAACAAATCTACTATGTCAGGTATGTGCTTTCATCATCACTTTGTGGTACTGACAAGACAAGAATTTAGGCATTTTTGGTTACTTTTGCTCAGAGCATGTTCTAAATTCTGTTATTTGTAAACAATTTATATCAATTTTCCTGGATCATAGAAAATAATTCTCATCATTCTggcagggtttttttttttttttttttctgaacacAGGTTCCAAATTTAAGACATTTCCTTTATGTTTAAAGGACACTTGCTGAAACTTTATGTTAAAGAAAAATGCAAGTCCATTCTTTTTGTGCATGCCTGAAATATCACCTGCATCATGATTTTCCTTCAGGTCAGGTTGATGAAAGGCTGCTTAGTAATTTATCACTTCAAGGAGATGAACCTAAATGCAGAATGGAAGAAAATCCTTCACCAAGTAAACATTGCAATGGAGACATAGATACTGGTATTGTCAACCAGGTGGTTGAAATAGAAGATGGATTGTATACTATGGTCGAGCATACAATCGAATGTAAAGGTTCCAGTGCTCTAGgaacaaatttaatatcttcTGGCATCAGTCCTTCACAAAAACTGGAATCAACTGCAGAGAATGATTTACAAACATTCAACTATGAGGCTACTTGTGCAGCAACAAGCACAGTTCttgtttcaaaattcagcaagaataaaaacaaattccaTGTCAATGAAAAGATGCTACTATGCAGTAAGAACCATCAGGTCATGCCTTCTCCAAGTAATAGCAGGATTCAAATGACAAGAAATGAAGGTAAGGAAAAGTCCTTATCAGATGAGGATTCAAATGCCACTTTATCAAAGGAGGAAGAGAGCCATTTAAGTGTTGAAAGCTTCCACAGTGCTGGGTTGTTTTTGGCAGGTAGGAAGAGAAGCAAGATGCAACAAGTGATAATTGGgagtaaaaaattcaaaaagcaaACTCAAGAAACTTCATGTTCTAAATCCTATGTTAAACCGGATAGCTCATTCATGAACTTGATTTCAAACATGATCAAAGGATGCTCACAATCAACTCAAGATGGGGACAAGTCTTTGGCTCTTaaccttgaaaatcctaatcatcatcttcaacagcTAGATCAGAAACTTCTCAAGtgcaacaagaatcaagattcagaGCTAAAAAATGCAGGGTTCAGATCAAATTTTCAGTCTATGGTTGGTGCAAAATTTAAGAATGTGGGAACAAGAATGTCTCAAGTCGGAGAGGCTTCTAAAGATTTTGAGCCAGGTACCAAGGTACATGGAATTGATGCCACTCCAATAACCTTCTATGCAGAGAACAATAGCCTTTACAGACAGTATTTGCAATCAAATAAGCTTGAAATATCCGAAGGGAGATTTGATGCCTGTCCCCCCATACAGCCGCAGACAAGACCTATAAATTCTCTCAACAGTCATGAACACTGGAAAAATAACTCAATGGAGAATGAAAATTGTTACAACTTGGAGCTAACTAAGGAGAAAGAAGGAATGGCATTACTATCATTACATTCACCTTCAACTAGACAAAACAGAAATGATAATGAGAATGCCGAGTCTTGTGCAATGTATGAGAGTAAGGGAATCTGTCATAGAAGTGATAATGTGGAAGGTCTCTGGATAAATCGTTTTTTACCAAAGTCAACTTCCCCCTTGGTAGTTTTTGATCACCTTAATGAGAGGGGTGGTTCTGAAGTTCATTCTGCGTCTTGCGCAATGCTTCCAAATTCCAATAAACACATTTCTCTGAACAACTGCAAGATTGAAGAGGCTAAAGAGCAATCTGCTGATGACCAACTTCTTAGTGAGGctcaaaatt encodes the following:
- the LOC114372626 gene encoding uncharacterized protein LOC114372626; its protein translation is MVKMSSESETIKPKTDFGLILNYSNKCIWKNDSGAGANAACRIDKTFSAIDPLSEIVWSPDKGFSLKCVDSSFTNKKTSLLGDVEPSSMVLALLQSVNGSSTTDKPIDDVSVEPIVVICSKSDVSSTDTPARNPASDSIVIIPDHKTCEDDHDIGFGDNMQKMTTERETPNLPNSQKENVMNDLEKNICAQANIGTAIISEIKGNKSTMSGQVDERLLSNLSLQGDEPKCRMEENPSPSKHCNGDIDTGIVNQVVEIEDGLYTMVEHTIECKGSSALGTNLISSGISPSQKLESTAENDLQTFNYEATCAATSTVLVSKFSKNKNKFHVNEKMLLCSKNHQVMPSPSNSRIQMTRNEGKEKSLSDEDSNATLSKEEESHLSVESFHSAGLFLAGRKRSKMQQVIIGSKKFKKQTQETSCSKSYVKPDSSFMNLISNMIKGCSQSTQDGDKSLALNLENPNHHLQQLDQKLLKCNKNQDSELKNAGFRSNFQSMVGAKFKNVGTRMSQVGEASKDFEPGTKVHGIDATPITFYAENNSLYRQYLQSNKLEISEGRFDACPPIQPQTRPINSLNSHEHWKNNSMENENCYNLELTKEKEGMALLSLHSPSTRQNRNDNENAESCAMYESKGICHRSDNVEGLWINRFLPKSTSPLVVFDHLNERGGSEVHSASCAMLPNSNKHISLNNCKIEEAKEQSADDQLLSEAQNLHNCCVNKEDSTVLKDDKGNQYHTAKLHKFNSFTPFPGLRAAGPMVSMFARRLGAIKQFQHTE